In the Rhodopirellula bahusiensis genome, one interval contains:
- a CDS encoding efflux RND transporter periplasmic adaptor subunit, with translation MTSSNQWLASLRTSILSLLAVVIAVAAGLYFFTDFGSRSTAESKAMVESDDHAGHDHSSGGHEGHDHEGHDEANSLELSQQARANLRLRTEAVTVGPYTKYVEVPGMVTAWPGKTHISITSPLTGVINAIHVSRGELIQSGAPMFRLRLTHQDLVETQENFLLQLGQLDVEDREIQRLSAITNSGAVSGKTRLAREYEREKLLAGIRAAKQSMLLHGLTEQQIESIERDRTLIRELVVRAPWVEEDNSLHHESLSRATDRMAGNPDARIASMQPPPLDDHGHTHIDAEFVVSELDVRRGESVTAGQQISQISDFSQLLIEGQAYQRDAKLLRQAADTHAEVQATMSGADGEVEILDGLNVVYIGNKVEAESRSLAFYVGLENEIERDETRNEKRYVSWRFKPGQRLTLRLPVSRMENAIVVPKDAVAEEGLNRFVFIENGDHFDRVPVEVMARDSVHVALKNDGQVWPGQRIAVRGAHQLQMEMKNRGGGAIDPHAGHNH, from the coding sequence ATGACTTCATCCAATCAGTGGCTCGCGTCGCTTCGCACTTCGATTCTTTCGTTGTTAGCCGTCGTGATCGCGGTAGCGGCCGGTCTCTACTTCTTCACCGATTTCGGAAGTCGTTCGACCGCCGAATCGAAGGCAATGGTCGAGTCGGATGACCATGCCGGCCATGATCATTCAAGTGGCGGTCATGAAGGTCACGATCACGAGGGCCATGACGAAGCGAATTCGCTTGAGCTGAGTCAGCAGGCGCGAGCCAATTTGCGGCTTCGCACCGAGGCCGTCACCGTCGGTCCGTACACCAAGTATGTCGAGGTTCCTGGCATGGTGACAGCTTGGCCGGGAAAGACGCACATCTCCATCACGTCGCCGTTGACCGGGGTGATCAACGCGATTCACGTCTCGCGTGGCGAGCTGATTCAAAGCGGTGCCCCGATGTTTCGGCTGCGGCTCACGCACCAGGATTTGGTCGAGACGCAAGAGAACTTCTTGCTGCAGTTGGGGCAATTGGATGTGGAGGACCGGGAAATTCAGCGGTTGTCAGCGATCACGAATTCGGGCGCTGTGTCCGGCAAAACGCGGTTGGCTCGCGAGTATGAGCGAGAGAAATTGCTGGCGGGGATCCGTGCGGCGAAGCAGTCCATGTTGTTGCATGGTTTGACCGAACAGCAAATCGAGTCGATCGAGCGTGATCGAACATTGATTCGCGAATTGGTCGTTCGGGCACCTTGGGTGGAGGAAGACAACTCGTTGCACCACGAGTCGCTCAGCCGGGCAACTGACCGGATGGCGGGCAATCCAGACGCGCGAATCGCGTCGATGCAGCCACCTCCACTGGACGACCACGGCCACACTCACATTGATGCTGAATTCGTGGTTTCGGAGCTGGACGTACGACGTGGCGAATCAGTTACGGCAGGCCAGCAGATTTCGCAGATATCTGATTTCTCGCAGTTGTTGATTGAAGGACAAGCGTACCAGCGAGACGCCAAGTTGCTTCGTCAGGCGGCCGACACACACGCGGAAGTGCAGGCGACCATGAGCGGTGCGGACGGCGAAGTCGAGATCTTGGATGGATTGAACGTGGTTTACATCGGCAACAAGGTGGAGGCCGAATCTCGTTCGCTCGCGTTCTATGTGGGACTCGAGAATGAAATCGAAAGGGATGAAACGCGGAACGAAAAGCGGTACGTCAGTTGGCGTTTCAAACCGGGCCAACGTTTGACGCTTCGCTTGCCAGTCTCGCGAATGGAAAACGCGATTGTCGTTCCGAAGGATGCGGTGGCCGAGGAAGGATTGAATCGTTTCGTCTTCATCGAAAACGGTGATCACTTCGATCGCGTTCCGGTGGAAGTGATGGCTCGCGACAGTGTTCACGTCGCACTGAAGAACGATGGGCAAGTTTGGCCTGGTCAGAGAATCGCGGTTCGTGGCGCTCATCAGTTGCAAATGGAAATGAAGAACCGTGGTGGTGGAGCGATCGATCCGCACGCCGGACACAACCACTGA
- a CDS encoding TolC family protein, producing MIGLVAIFMEGVVVQKHSEVDGRKRIAKRLLLLAALGMSGGCQTIGETRSDGLIAASEPVSKMVAESKVPAGSNPQVGVQQVGFDEWSLARETEPEPIAVTAPPEMNAADDQDFTLVIEPQTLRDAMALEATMNEVEPSQDQISSSLAAGSLSEDSPSASPVQQSGLTLSSVEAMALGTHPAIAEARARVAFSTGQAVQAGLPFNPVLQYQSDEIGNESSSGLHTVQLSQQFVTANKLEIAQQVQAHEAQRRRSELRMAELRVLTNVRSAFAAAIVAQRRAQIANQIVDLAEKSLSSVQDLLNAQEVSRVVWLQARVEAEQARITAENAATQLRANRGVLAAATGLQTLPADALVGEVGEGLIETPWESLLAEITATSPEITAAGSALERARWSLRLACAQVTPNITGQIGVGVDASTDDTFASVGVSVPLPLWNRNQGNIRSARASIAEASAAIDRTRLSLEGRLASAAGRYQVALERYRRLNDSVLPTSEETYQLSQRAFEAGETDYIQLLTIQRTLFNTRLSVLEAAAEARQAAAEIEGLLVTLDG from the coding sequence ATGATCGGGCTAGTTGCGATTTTCATGGAAGGTGTCGTTGTGCAAAAGCATTCGGAAGTCGATGGGCGGAAGCGAATTGCGAAACGCTTGCTGTTGCTGGCTGCATTGGGGATGAGCGGTGGTTGTCAGACCATTGGGGAAACTCGCTCGGATGGATTGATCGCGGCTTCGGAGCCCGTTTCGAAAATGGTCGCGGAGTCAAAGGTTCCGGCGGGCTCGAATCCGCAGGTAGGAGTTCAGCAAGTCGGCTTTGACGAGTGGTCGTTAGCCCGTGAAACAGAACCGGAGCCGATCGCGGTAACAGCGCCACCGGAAATGAATGCGGCTGACGACCAGGACTTCACGTTGGTCATCGAACCCCAAACTTTGCGCGATGCGATGGCGTTGGAAGCTACGATGAACGAGGTCGAGCCATCGCAGGACCAAATCTCTTCGTCTTTGGCTGCGGGCTCACTGTCTGAGGACTCACCGTCTGCTAGTCCTGTTCAGCAAAGTGGATTGACGTTGTCGTCGGTGGAGGCGATGGCGTTGGGGACGCACCCGGCGATCGCGGAAGCACGAGCTCGGGTTGCATTTTCAACTGGACAAGCCGTTCAGGCTGGTTTGCCATTCAATCCTGTGCTGCAGTATCAGTCGGATGAGATTGGCAACGAATCCTCGTCGGGATTGCACACCGTCCAGTTGTCGCAGCAGTTTGTGACCGCGAACAAACTGGAGATCGCTCAGCAGGTTCAGGCTCACGAAGCGCAACGCCGGCGTTCTGAGTTGCGAATGGCGGAGTTGCGTGTGCTGACGAACGTTCGGTCCGCATTCGCCGCGGCGATTGTCGCTCAACGTCGGGCTCAGATCGCTAACCAGATCGTTGATTTGGCGGAAAAGTCATTGAGCAGTGTCCAGGACTTGTTGAATGCTCAAGAAGTTTCACGCGTGGTTTGGTTGCAAGCGCGCGTCGAAGCTGAGCAAGCTCGAATTACCGCAGAGAATGCGGCAACGCAATTGCGGGCCAACCGCGGTGTGCTCGCCGCAGCAACGGGACTGCAGACTTTGCCGGCGGATGCGTTGGTGGGTGAGGTCGGTGAAGGCTTGATCGAAACACCCTGGGAGTCGTTGCTTGCCGAAATCACCGCGACCAGTCCTGAGATCACAGCGGCTGGATCAGCGCTGGAACGTGCACGCTGGTCATTGCGTTTGGCTTGCGCCCAAGTCACGCCCAATATCACCGGTCAAATTGGTGTCGGAGTTGACGCGTCGACGGACGACACGTTCGCTAGCGTCGGCGTGAGCGTGCCACTTCCGTTGTGGAATCGCAACCAAGGCAACATTCGAAGTGCTCGTGCCAGCATCGCTGAGGCGTCGGCAGCGATTGATCGAACGAGACTCAGTTTGGAAGGACGATTGGCCAGTGCAGCTGGTCGCTATCAAGTCGCGCTCGAGCGTTATCGCCGTTTGAATGACAGCGTTTTGCCGACCTCAGAAGAGACGTATCAGCTTTCTCAGCGAGCGTTTGAGGCCGGTGAAACGGACTACATTCAGCTGCTTACCATTCAACGAACATTGTTCAACACGCGTTTGAGCGTCTTGGAAGCTGCCGCGGAAGCTCGACAAGCCGCTGCGGAAATCGAAGGATTGTTGGTGACCTTGGACGGTTGA
- a CDS encoding family 20 glycosylhydrolase, which translates to MIPRCLLVVLLLASSVAAAEVHLVPLPTDIKTLGGPDLVLPETVSTNTPTDADWANHLTIFGEHLKRMTDGRHQLQLESEQSGLLQFSHSNEFPPEGYTVAVSSDQIRVEASTLKGLTRATATLLQLIGDGESKTIPQLQIEDAPKLAYRNLMIDMGRNPHSIALLKETIDLLWFYKVDSVQLHLTDDQRIAFPSTAFPKLWDWVITLSQFEELERYAVARGVTIIPELEVPGHSELLRRIYPEVFGNSGTELTKSKKALDGIKTLLDEMMAVFSSSPYIHIGGDEAFGVPEDLQRDLINELHAYLKSKGKETLVWEGPRAGTGDNRVNPEVIHLNWRTINYPADEMIANGHRVINAAWDPLYLVDHYPRTNFTMTSPQHIYETMSLTRFKHVNPDIRTYADPVEVEPTNKLIGFCMPWWEGREENFLPQTLPRVIPFAEVAWNPSIKRDYEDFESRVSFIEQARLAAFYPVTIEATNFVVPDDGVFEETTTVTLETTNKPSAPSTGNLEIRYTTDGSKPSKDSSVYESPFKLTESATVRAIAYAGDDPIAHGSRYNLVKVNGQPNLALHKPVTSNATSGPPFSVQRINDGGTENLGFYLGYPADPEPILLTIDLGSPQMVEHVKVFAYSIAGSFEKYAVETSTDGVDFEEVATRLDKPEVPTDPAEHRFAPREVRYVRIKTHGNKGYVFNSFSKIVEVQVF; encoded by the coding sequence ATGATTCCCCGTTGCTTGCTTGTTGTTCTGCTATTGGCATCATCCGTTGCCGCCGCCGAAGTCCACTTGGTCCCGCTGCCAACTGACATCAAAACGCTGGGTGGTCCGGACTTGGTTTTGCCCGAGACTGTCTCCACCAACACACCAACCGACGCGGACTGGGCGAACCATCTCACGATTTTTGGTGAGCACCTGAAACGGATGACTGACGGCCGTCATCAATTGCAGTTGGAAAGCGAGCAAAGCGGGTTGCTGCAGTTCAGCCACTCCAACGAATTTCCACCGGAAGGCTACACCGTCGCAGTGTCATCCGACCAAATTCGGGTCGAGGCTTCGACACTGAAGGGTTTGACGCGTGCGACGGCAACATTGCTGCAGTTGATCGGCGACGGTGAATCGAAGACGATTCCGCAACTGCAAATTGAGGATGCACCCAAGTTGGCCTACCGCAATCTGATGATTGACATGGGTCGCAATCCACACAGCATCGCTTTGCTGAAAGAAACGATCGACCTGCTTTGGTTCTACAAAGTTGACTCGGTGCAGTTGCACCTCACGGACGATCAACGCATCGCATTTCCATCAACCGCGTTTCCGAAGCTATGGGACTGGGTGATCACTTTGTCTCAGTTCGAAGAACTTGAACGTTACGCGGTGGCTCGCGGTGTGACCATCATTCCCGAACTCGAAGTTCCCGGCCACTCCGAATTGCTTCGTCGGATCTATCCCGAGGTGTTCGGAAACTCCGGAACCGAATTGACTAAGTCAAAAAAGGCTCTCGATGGAATCAAGACATTGCTGGATGAAATGATGGCGGTCTTTTCGTCATCACCCTACATCCACATCGGCGGCGATGAAGCATTTGGCGTGCCCGAAGATTTGCAACGAGACCTGATCAACGAACTGCACGCGTACCTCAAGTCCAAAGGCAAAGAGACTTTGGTTTGGGAAGGCCCGCGAGCGGGAACCGGAGACAACCGAGTCAACCCGGAAGTCATTCACCTCAACTGGCGAACGATCAACTACCCAGCCGACGAGATGATCGCAAACGGGCACCGGGTGATCAATGCGGCATGGGATCCTTTGTACTTGGTCGATCACTATCCGCGAACAAACTTCACGATGACTTCGCCGCAACACATCTATGAAACGATGTCGCTGACTCGTTTCAAACACGTGAACCCAGACATCCGGACCTACGCGGATCCGGTCGAAGTCGAGCCCACAAACAAGCTCATCGGGTTTTGCATGCCATGGTGGGAAGGACGTGAAGAGAACTTCTTGCCCCAAACCTTACCGAGAGTGATCCCGTTCGCCGAAGTGGCTTGGAATCCAAGCATCAAGCGAGATTACGAAGACTTCGAAAGCCGCGTTTCTTTCATCGAGCAAGCTCGTTTGGCGGCGTTCTATCCGGTCACGATTGAAGCCACAAACTTCGTTGTACCGGATGATGGCGTTTTCGAAGAAACAACAACGGTGACTTTGGAAACCACAAACAAACCGAGTGCTCCTTCGACTGGGAACCTCGAGATCCGATACACGACCGACGGATCGAAGCCATCAAAGGATTCGTCTGTTTATGAGTCGCCATTTAAGTTGACGGAGTCAGCAACCGTCCGAGCCATTGCCTACGCCGGTGACGATCCGATCGCGCATGGATCTCGATACAACTTGGTGAAAGTGAATGGACAACCAAACCTTGCTCTGCACAAACCAGTCACCTCAAACGCAACCTCTGGACCACCATTTTCAGTTCAACGAATCAACGATGGTGGAACCGAAAACCTCGGCTTCTATCTTGGCTATCCGGCGGATCCCGAGCCAATTCTGCTGACAATTGACCTGGGCAGCCCACAAATGGTGGAACATGTCAAAGTGTTCGCCTACAGCATCGCGGGATCGTTTGAGAAGTACGCCGTGGAGACATCCACCGACGGAGTCGATTTTGAAGAGGTGGCAACGCGGTTGGACAAGCCCGAAGTGCCGACCGATCCCGCCGAACACCGCTTCGCACCTCGCGAAGTTCGCTATGTTCGGATCAAGACACACGGCAACAAAGGCTATGTGTTCAACTCATTCTCAAAGATTGTCGAAGTACAAGTCTTCTAA
- a CDS encoding sodium:solute symporter family protein has protein sequence MALSFIDYAIIIAFFVITTSIGLFASRRAGKSFSEYFLAGGQMSWWMLGISMVATTFAADTPNLVTGIVRRDGVSGNWVWWAFLLTGLLTVFVYARLWKRSGVSTDLEFYELRYSGKTAGFLRGFRAIYLGVVFNCLVMASVILAGIKLGGVLVGATPIQVVLVTGTITVVYTLLGGLRGVILTDCFQFVVAMFGSIAAAYVVCNLPEVGGLSNLLQHEEVRSKTALLPDFSDMDALIPLIVIPFAVQWWSGWYPGAEPGGGGYVAQRMLGARSEKDATLATLLFQVAHYSLRPWPWIIVALASIVVFPNLESIQTAFPDIDPQFVQDDLAYPAMLTYLPSGLLGIVIASLIAAFMSTISTHLNWGASYIAHDFYRRFVNPEATEQRLVATGRWSTVGLMIVAGAVALALESAMESFSIILQIGAGTGLIYILRWFWWRINAFTEITGMAVSLAIAMFFKFGYSSTGLPELNSWQQLLTGVVITTLSWMLVTVVTPPTDREPLKKFYRKIRPGGVGWKTVRDELAESGVHVETGDSITAGLKAMMAATFLVYSALFSTGYLLYQSWGCLAISLSVCGASAIALWKSWPSLRIDGSPAKPQGTE, from the coding sequence ATGGCACTTTCATTCATCGACTACGCGATCATCATCGCGTTCTTTGTCATCACGACATCCATCGGGCTTTTCGCGAGTCGGCGGGCAGGCAAGAGCTTTTCGGAGTACTTCTTGGCCGGCGGGCAGATGAGTTGGTGGATGCTCGGGATCTCGATGGTCGCGACGACCTTCGCGGCGGACACACCAAACTTGGTCACGGGAATCGTCCGTCGCGACGGTGTCAGCGGCAACTGGGTCTGGTGGGCATTCCTGCTCACGGGTCTGCTGACGGTGTTTGTCTATGCGAGGCTTTGGAAGCGAAGTGGCGTCTCAACCGACCTGGAGTTCTATGAACTCAGGTACAGCGGAAAGACGGCCGGGTTCTTGCGAGGATTTCGTGCGATCTACCTGGGGGTCGTATTCAATTGCTTGGTCATGGCGAGCGTAATCTTGGCCGGGATCAAGCTGGGTGGCGTTCTGGTGGGTGCAACACCCATTCAAGTTGTCCTGGTGACCGGAACGATCACCGTTGTCTACACGTTGCTGGGCGGACTAAGAGGTGTGATCCTGACCGATTGCTTTCAATTTGTCGTTGCAATGTTTGGATCCATCGCGGCTGCCTATGTCGTTTGCAATCTGCCGGAGGTGGGCGGCCTTTCGAACTTGCTGCAGCACGAAGAAGTTCGCTCCAAAACAGCTTTGCTTCCTGACTTCAGCGACATGGATGCGTTGATCCCATTGATCGTCATTCCTTTTGCGGTGCAATGGTGGAGCGGTTGGTACCCCGGGGCAGAACCCGGTGGTGGCGGTTACGTCGCGCAGCGAATGTTGGGCGCCCGCAGTGAAAAAGACGCGACGCTGGCCACGTTGCTCTTTCAAGTCGCTCACTATTCACTGCGACCTTGGCCTTGGATCATCGTGGCCCTCGCATCAATCGTCGTCTTCCCAAATCTAGAAAGCATTCAAACCGCTTTTCCAGACATCGATCCTCAATTCGTCCAAGACGACTTGGCCTATCCCGCGATGTTGACGTACCTGCCCAGCGGTTTGCTCGGCATTGTGATTGCAAGTTTGATTGCGGCGTTCATGTCCACGATCTCAACACACTTGAACTGGGGTGCCTCCTACATCGCGCATGACTTCTACCGTCGTTTCGTGAATCCAGAGGCAACCGAACAAAGGCTCGTCGCGACGGGACGCTGGTCCACAGTGGGTTTGATGATCGTCGCAGGCGCGGTTGCTCTGGCACTTGAAAGTGCGATGGAAAGCTTCAGTATCATCCTGCAAATCGGTGCGGGCACCGGGCTGATCTACATCTTGCGATGGTTCTGGTGGCGAATCAACGCGTTTACGGAAATCACCGGCATGGCGGTTTCTTTGGCCATCGCGATGTTCTTCAAATTCGGGTACTCATCGACGGGTCTGCCCGAACTCAACTCTTGGCAACAGCTCTTGACCGGAGTCGTGATCACAACACTCTCGTGGATGTTGGTCACGGTCGTCACCCCTCCCACCGATCGCGAGCCGTTGAAGAAGTTCTATCGCAAAATCCGTCCCGGCGGCGTTGGCTGGAAAACGGTCCGCGACGAATTGGCGGAAAGCGGCGTCCACGTCGAAACCGGCGATTCAATCACCGCAGGTTTGAAAGCCATGATGGCAGCGACATTCCTGGTTTACTCCGCGCTGTTCAGCACTGGGTACTTGCTCTATCAGTCATGGGGCTGCTTGGCGATCAGCCTGAGTGTGTGCGGGGCATCCGCGATTGCACTTTGGAAGAGCTGGCCGTCGCTGCGAATCGATGGCAGTCCTGCGAAACCGCAAGGAACGGAATGA
- a CDS encoding DUF1559 domain-containing protein: protein MDFARSDFLHRAVRVLLPAPCQAHIPRGDRDGFDSTASFNIVYLQVTSVVIKQKTGLPTRSGFTLVELLVVIAIIGVLVGLLLPAVQSAREAARRMQCSNNMRQLALACHNYESTYKQFPASADNHDFVGVGRTWIRGVLPYLEQSALDSNDLEIYGPTFDADAILTEVPMLNCPSDPLSSTPVNVGFGSSVIATSAGTNYFGNAGHYGRSSNQYHGTDASGFNGFPAAFQYTADGMFHSQGSAFGPVRFASVIDGTSNTLLIGERGLFPAKPGTVQSGGWLTTFTGAPFGVGHSVLCYDSPDEAGGGFIPYYGFPVDSDGNGGILNDEDLTGGLGNLPDNDEHFFFSYHPGGSHFVMTDGSTKFVTYSVAQDVLTAFLTKAGHEVNTFEE, encoded by the coding sequence ATGGATTTCGCTCGCTCAGATTTTCTGCATCGGGCGGTCCGCGTCTTGCTTCCCGCACCGTGCCAAGCACACATTCCGCGGGGAGATCGAGATGGTTTCGATTCCACCGCGAGTTTCAACATTGTCTATTTGCAGGTAACATCAGTGGTCATTAAGCAGAAAACCGGATTGCCAACACGCAGCGGTTTCACCCTCGTCGAACTCCTTGTCGTCATCGCCATCATCGGCGTCCTCGTCGGCCTCCTTCTACCTGCAGTTCAATCGGCTCGAGAAGCAGCCCGTCGGATGCAGTGCAGCAACAACATGCGGCAACTGGCTCTGGCTTGTCACAACTACGAGAGCACCTACAAACAGTTCCCAGCTTCCGCTGACAATCACGACTTTGTCGGTGTGGGACGGACTTGGATCCGTGGCGTTCTTCCTTACCTCGAGCAATCGGCTTTGGATTCGAACGACCTCGAGATCTATGGCCCGACTTTCGACGCAGATGCCATTCTGACCGAAGTCCCCATGCTCAACTGCCCCAGCGACCCGCTGTCTTCGACGCCAGTCAACGTTGGCTTTGGTAGCTCAGTGATCGCGACCAGTGCCGGCACAAACTACTTCGGAAACGCGGGCCACTACGGACGCTCCTCCAACCAATACCACGGAACCGATGCATCCGGCTTCAACGGGTTCCCCGCTGCGTTCCAGTACACGGCGGACGGGATGTTCCACAGCCAAGGTTCCGCTTTCGGTCCAGTGCGATTTGCATCTGTCATTGATGGCACTAGCAACACATTGCTGATCGGCGAGCGTGGATTGTTCCCCGCCAAACCAGGTACGGTTCAATCGGGCGGTTGGTTGACGACGTTCACGGGAGCACCATTTGGCGTCGGGCACTCGGTGCTGTGCTATGACTCGCCGGATGAAGCGGGTGGAGGATTCATCCCCTACTACGGTTTCCCAGTTGATTCCGACGGCAACGGAGGCATCTTGAACGACGAAGACTTGACCGGTGGACTCGGCAATCTGCCTGACAACGACGAGCACTTTTTCTTCAGCTATCACCCAGGCGGCTCGCACTTTGTCATGACCGACGGGTCGACCAAGTTCGTCACCTATTCCGTCGCCCAAGATGTTCTGACCGCTTTCCTGACGAAAGCAGGACACGAAGTCAACACCTTCGAAGAATAG
- a CDS encoding ankyrin repeat domain-containing protein has product MSFMKQLSEFVIPFLLPTMLAVSGLPATTPKVERSTVGVVPAAVKEEATERQHNLHKRLLEVNPNWAGKVHEEFDRNGVEALNNEVTLLQKHFELVIARLNAADISDLSRSQLDQRSANIQRLRDYMVEGDFPQNIFVPGRRPVFIDPWGTHCAVGHLIATSGHADLAQRINREHRLDVLKNIQTEGLGEWQLASGLRLDELVLIQPHYQFRMRSQTIEYPAEIEALVLGDSSAVLEALKAGELKVGARCGGKTLLHFAAASGDLALVKRLVDMGADLNGVSTLGCDEDEIAKGGKHSRFEVRWDGSTRVTSANHYLSKGRVYKSVRGSFVADVLQDFYGGMDGKNALEYATSDPRPSKHGVSMHAYYGKRLPFGNPDKEISPLDEVKNGRAEVAKWLREQGLK; this is encoded by the coding sequence ATGTCTTTCATGAAGCAACTGTCCGAATTTGTCATCCCGTTCCTGCTGCCCACCATGTTGGCGGTATCTGGTTTGCCTGCCACCACGCCAAAAGTCGAACGTTCGACTGTGGGTGTTGTGCCAGCCGCAGTGAAAGAAGAGGCGACGGAGCGGCAACACAACCTGCACAAACGGCTCCTCGAGGTGAATCCCAATTGGGCCGGCAAGGTTCATGAAGAGTTCGATCGGAATGGGGTAGAAGCACTCAACAACGAAGTCACTTTGCTTCAGAAGCATTTTGAACTGGTGATCGCGAGACTCAATGCGGCGGACATCAGTGATCTCAGTCGTTCGCAGTTGGATCAGCGTTCAGCGAATATTCAGCGACTTCGCGACTACATGGTCGAAGGAGACTTTCCGCAGAACATTTTCGTACCCGGTCGTCGCCCAGTTTTCATCGATCCTTGGGGCACGCACTGCGCGGTTGGTCACTTGATCGCCACTTCTGGTCATGCCGATTTGGCTCAGCGAATCAATCGGGAACATCGGCTGGATGTGTTGAAAAACATTCAGACGGAAGGTCTCGGCGAGTGGCAATTGGCATCTGGGCTACGCCTCGATGAGTTGGTGTTGATTCAACCTCACTACCAATTTCGGATGCGCAGCCAAACGATCGAATATCCGGCTGAGATCGAGGCTTTGGTTCTGGGCGATTCGTCTGCAGTCTTGGAAGCTTTGAAGGCGGGCGAACTCAAAGTGGGGGCTCGCTGTGGCGGCAAGACGCTTTTGCACTTCGCGGCAGCTTCTGGCGATCTGGCACTGGTAAAACGTCTGGTGGACATGGGGGCTGATTTGAATGGGGTGTCAACGTTGGGATGCGACGAAGATGAGATCGCCAAAGGTGGAAAGCATTCGCGATTTGAAGTTCGGTGGGATGGCTCCACACGAGTGACAAGTGCAAACCATTATTTGTCGAAAGGACGTGTTTACAAAAGCGTCCGCGGCTCATTCGTTGCGGATGTGCTGCAGGATTTCTACGGAGGCATGGATGGCAAGAACGCATTGGAGTATGCGACTTCCGACCCACGACCGTCGAAGCATGGTGTCTCAATGCATGCGTACTACGGCAAGCGACTTCCGTTTGGGAACCCCGACAAAGAAATTAGCCCGCTGGACGAGGTGAAGAACGGCCGAGCCGAAGTTGCAAAGTGGCTTCGTGAACAAGGCTTGAAATAG
- a CDS encoding zf-TFIIB domain-containing protein, translating to MKCPVCASSLVRSQYEGVNVFKCHQCVGYLVQSRRVEDICRRDTNSPEELQQEISQSGDNNLQLRCPRCRRLMDKEDQPGTDSFALDRCRSCEWVWFDSGELARFQIRYEATAQGRDAARFRKRSRQMTSGEQRVFEHNLANLPDGDSSLASAIGDGLVESLRGFLSELLRR from the coding sequence ATGAAGTGTCCCGTGTGTGCCAGTTCCCTCGTCCGAAGTCAGTACGAAGGGGTGAACGTTTTCAAATGTCACCAGTGTGTCGGCTACTTGGTGCAGTCTCGACGCGTGGAAGACATTTGTCGCCGGGATACCAATTCGCCGGAGGAGTTGCAGCAGGAGATCTCGCAATCCGGTGACAACAATCTTCAACTTCGATGCCCGCGGTGCCGTCGGTTGATGGACAAGGAAGATCAGCCGGGGACGGATTCGTTCGCTCTCGATCGATGCCGCAGTTGCGAGTGGGTTTGGTTTGACTCTGGGGAATTGGCTCGTTTTCAAATTCGGTATGAAGCAACCGCGCAAGGACGAGATGCTGCTCGATTTCGCAAACGTTCTCGGCAGATGACTTCTGGGGAGCAACGTGTGTTTGAGCACAACCTTGCGAATCTACCGGACGGAGATTCCAGTCTCGCTTCAGCGATCGGAGATGGATTGGTTGAAAGCCTCCGCGGGTTTCTGAGCGAGCTTCTCAGACGATGA
- a CDS encoding protease complex subunit PrcB family protein — MTNFIARPILAVLVCFASGCAPSKIDELPIVDGEHIPVRQTINVGRVMSPGIHLIQSVDDFVQLTGQSSESVSQAFQSVDFSRETVVIAALGERNTTGYSIRIVGIALRKDVLNVYLRESSPSGTGPVGMAFTYPTHAVVLEKLPGSLKVNVVDGGMHASLMR; from the coding sequence ATGACCAACTTCATTGCTCGCCCAATTCTTGCCGTTCTCGTTTGTTTCGCCAGCGGTTGTGCTCCATCAAAGATCGACGAGCTTCCGATCGTCGATGGGGAGCACATCCCGGTTCGGCAAACAATCAACGTCGGCCGAGTGATGTCGCCTGGCATTCACTTGATCCAGTCAGTCGATGACTTTGTTCAATTAACGGGGCAGTCGTCTGAGTCAGTATCACAAGCTTTTCAGTCAGTTGATTTTTCGAGGGAGACCGTCGTGATCGCCGCCCTTGGTGAGCGCAACACGACGGGCTATTCGATCCGTATTGTCGGCATCGCTTTACGGAAAGATGTTCTGAACGTGTATCTGCGAGAAAGTTCTCCGAGTGGGACCGGGCCGGTCGGCATGGCGTTCACCTATCCAACACACGCGGTCGTCCTCGAGAAGCTGCCGGGGTCATTGAAGGTCAACGTGGTCGACGGCGGCATGCATGCAAGCTTGATGAGATAG